The following are from one region of the Paenibacillus sabinae T27 genome:
- a CDS encoding HAD family hydrolase — MESSGKRAIFFDLDDTLYDHLVPFRNAVREVIKPDESVLDVLHLFDRVRYHSDQLWPKYLQGEFTLKETRVRRMEIAFNELGIPLTREQAELVQEGYISRQYNIEMIEGVLPQLKRLISEGHVVGIITNGPVDHQMSKIRGLGVDKLIPADRLFISDAVGIAKPDPEIFAYVNRKTETEAGNSMYVGDTWHNDVVGALDAGWKMWWYNPRGREPIAGHMPTHIFRNYEEFAGLPIV, encoded by the coding sequence ATGGAGAGCAGCGGTAAAAGGGCGATTTTTTTTGATTTGGACGATACGTTATATGATCATCTTGTCCCGTTCCGAAACGCGGTGAGAGAAGTGATTAAGCCGGACGAGAGCGTGCTGGATGTACTTCATTTATTTGACCGGGTAAGGTATCACAGCGACCAGTTATGGCCGAAGTATCTGCAAGGGGAGTTCACGCTGAAGGAGACGCGGGTGCGGCGGATGGAAATTGCGTTTAATGAACTCGGAATTCCACTCACCCGGGAGCAGGCGGAGCTGGTACAGGAAGGCTATATCAGCCGCCAGTACAACATCGAGATGATTGAAGGCGTTCTCCCGCAGCTGAAACGGCTCATATCGGAAGGGCATGTGGTTGGCATCATTACCAACGGGCCGGTAGATCATCAGATGAGCAAAATCCGCGGACTCGGTGTGGACAAGCTCATTCCTGCGGATCGGCTCTTTATTTCGGATGCTGTCGGCATTGCCAAGCCGGACCCGGAAATTTTCGCTTATGTCAACCGGAAGACTGAGACGGAAGCGGGCAATAGCATGTATGTCGGCGATACCTGGCATAACGATGTGGTCGGCGCGCTGGATGCCGGATGGAAAATGTGGTGGTACAATCCGAGAGGAAGAGAACCCATTGCCGGTCATATGCCGA
- a CDS encoding GNAT family N-acetyltransferase translates to MAFELRELTVTEDRQIYGMAREIGPGENGFVNSLYTAGYSKFLNLLPVLRDHSAGIGLPPGHVPQTLYFLYADGVPVGYGKLRHWLTDSLLVTGGHIGYCIRPAARGKGYGTALLAGLLGKASELGIKRALLTCDEDNQGSRSVIEHNGGRLAEVDNRYCRYWIDLTSVQAAAGRRPG, encoded by the coding sequence ATGGCTTTTGAACTGAGGGAACTGACGGTTACGGAGGATCGGCAGATTTACGGGATGGCCCGCGAAATCGGTCCAGGAGAGAACGGGTTTGTGAACAGCCTTTACACAGCCGGATACTCCAAATTCCTGAACCTTCTCCCGGTGCTGCGGGATCATTCCGCCGGGATCGGTCTCCCTCCGGGACATGTGCCGCAGACGCTGTATTTTCTGTATGCGGATGGCGTTCCGGTGGGCTACGGCAAGCTCCGTCACTGGCTGACCGACAGCCTGCTTGTTACGGGAGGCCATATTGGCTACTGCATCCGGCCTGCCGCGCGGGGCAAAGGCTATGGGACAGCCCTGCTGGCCGGACTGCTGGGCAAAGCGTCGGAGCTTGGCATCAAACGGGCGCTGCTTACCTGCGACGAAGACAATCAAGGCTCCCGTAGCGTTATCGAGCACAACGGAGGACGGCTGGCCGAGGTGGATAACCGGTACTGCCGGTACTGGATCGACCTTACGAGCGTCCAGGCGGCGGCCGGCCGGCGGCCGGGATAA
- a CDS encoding metallophosphoesterase family protein produces the protein MKVGIVSDTHLGRVAKLPKALTEGLAGVELILHLGDWVDLAVYDELSALAPVDGIAGNNDGSEIVRRFGERKILTLAGARIGMVHGHRPYTGKGTDSNALRAFAGESLDCILFGHSHQPLIRSENGVLLFNPGSPTDKRREKLYSFGLMNIEGGKIEARHIFYDSKG, from the coding sequence ATGAAAGTGGGAATCGTATCCGATACGCATTTGGGCCGGGTGGCGAAGCTGCCGAAAGCGCTGACGGAGGGTCTGGCCGGGGTCGAGCTGATTCTGCATCTGGGCGACTGGGTCGATCTGGCCGTCTACGACGAGCTGTCCGCTCTGGCCCCGGTAGATGGAATTGCCGGAAACAACGACGGGAGCGAGATTGTGCGGCGCTTTGGCGAACGCAAAATTCTGACGCTTGCGGGTGCGCGGATCGGCATGGTTCACGGACATCGTCCGTATACCGGCAAAGGCACGGACAGCAATGCGCTGAGAGCGTTCGCCGGCGAGAGCCTTGACTGCATCCTGTTCGGCCACTCGCATCAGCCGCTGATTCGGAGCGAGAACGGTGTGCTCCTGTTCAATCCGGGCTCGCCCACGGATAAGCGGCGGGAGAAGCTGTACTCTTTCGGACTGATGAATATCGAGGGCGGAAAGATTGAAGCCCGCCATATTTTTTACGATTCGAAAGGATGA
- a CDS encoding class I SAM-dependent methyltransferase yields MSFNWINAEEFSFNSFLLMDRWMVRMICNKYVGWDEFCDNLGIALAHNPSVAWYFAHKSPESKPAIEQMIAKAPKNLPPHEIRKAEVFVIHAMETSVVYVYPDIMNQNCDYINAWDKQLLFELADFTDKVVLDLGSGTGRLAFAAAEKAKRVYASEPTDRLREYMRDKIKRENVDNVVVVDGMIEQIPYEDNSFDIVMSGHVVGDNYDLEIAEMSRVVKNGGYIIDCIGEDNRKREADEELIKRGFESFYHASKSGGDIYRYRKLVNK; encoded by the coding sequence ATGTCATTTAACTGGATCAACGCAGAGGAGTTCTCTTTTAATAGCTTTTTGTTAATGGACAGATGGATGGTTCGAATGATATGCAACAAGTATGTCGGATGGGATGAGTTTTGCGATAACTTGGGTATAGCTTTGGCACATAATCCATCAGTAGCGTGGTACTTTGCTCATAAAAGTCCTGAAAGCAAGCCTGCGATTGAACAAATGATTGCAAAGGCGCCCAAAAATCTTCCCCCTCATGAAATTCGAAAAGCAGAAGTATTTGTAATTCACGCAATGGAAACTTCGGTCGTTTATGTTTATCCCGACATTATGAACCAAAATTGCGATTACATTAACGCCTGGGATAAACAATTATTATTTGAGCTTGCAGATTTTACGGATAAGGTCGTTCTCGACCTGGGAAGCGGTACGGGAAGGCTTGCATTTGCCGCAGCAGAAAAGGCAAAGCGTGTTTATGCAAGTGAACCTACCGATAGGCTGAGGGAGTACATGCGTGATAAAATCAAACGTGAGAATGTTGATAATGTTGTAGTCGTAGACGGCATGATCGAGCAAATCCCTTACGAGGATAATTCCTTTGATATTGTGATGTCGGGGCATGTAGTAGGGGACAATTATGATCTTGAGATTGCTGAAATGTCAAGGGTTGTTAAGAACGGCGGTTACATTATTGATTGTATCGGGGAAGATAATAGGAAGAGAGAAGCCGATGAAGAATTAATAAAAAGAGGATTTGAGTCGTTCTATCATGCTAGTAAATCTGGCGGCGATATCTATAGGTATCGAAAGCTGGTTAATAAATAA
- a CDS encoding GNAT family N-acetyltransferase has protein sequence MKRYAAVRAGLEDLEQMIPLFDEYRIFYRQESDRESARAFLEERLKAQESVIFLAVEAGEGGAGRAVGFTQLYPSFSSVTMQRLWILNDLYVSAEAREGGAGALLMETARAYALETGTKGLTLTTWTDNFTAQRLYEKQGYIRDDEFYSYNLFF, from the coding sequence GTGAAACGGTATGCTGCGGTGCGGGCGGGACTTGAGGATTTGGAACAAATGATCCCTCTGTTCGACGAGTATCGGATTTTTTACAGACAGGAATCGGACCGGGAGAGCGCGCGGGCGTTTCTGGAAGAACGGCTTAAAGCGCAGGAGTCGGTTATTTTTCTGGCGGTTGAAGCGGGGGAAGGCGGCGCCGGACGCGCGGTCGGTTTTACGCAGCTGTACCCCTCTTTTTCGTCGGTTACAATGCAGCGGTTGTGGATTCTGAACGATTTGTACGTCTCGGCTGAGGCCAGGGAAGGCGGCGCCGGTGCGCTGCTGATGGAGACGGCCCGCGCGTACGCGCTGGAGACCGGTACGAAGGGGCTGACGCTGACGACCTGGACCGATAATTTTACCGCCCAGCGGCTGTATGAGAAGCAAGGCTACATCAGGGATGACGAATTTTACAGCTACAATCTTTTTTTCTGA